GGGATTCTTCGCTAGCGGTAACTGCTCGCGAGGAGAGGCTGTCGTCTCAAGAACTCATCTTCAATACGAAACGCTTTAGGAGAAGAGATTGACTTCTGCTCAGTTGGGCGCCTTCCACTCAGAATACCGGCTGCCTTCTAGACTCCTGCTCTGCTTGATCAAACATCACGGCGTGTTTTATGTTACCAACAAGGTGTGAAGAGCACTGTGATTCTCAAGGAGGCTTATGACGGGAAAACATTGGTTCATAAGTGTCCTTGATTGAGTATAGAGATAAATTCATGGCTCTTATAGGGAGGAACGAGTGCAGTTCGTGCAACGAGgtatcatcttcttctttgACTTGATTAAAACTTTGCTCTTGGGATTTTCTGGTGTGATCATCTTCATATGCTAGAAAACTCCTGCTTCATTTGTTCAAgttttttcttttgaagattGAGTTTTATTTTAAAGATTTCACAGACCTGATATGAATTGCAACCATTTTTTCTAAGATTTCATGATCACGTCATTGTAAGAGAGTTTGGATACTTTTTCCTATCTGTAGAAAAGATAAAATCGTGAAAAAACAGAGAtgaattttgtgatttaatttcTTGATCAAATTAGCATTTCATATATTGATGGTGGAAACACAGAAGAGTTATTCAAATGATGAACCATTATTTCTGCAAATCAAGATTACAATGTGGTAACTTAGTTTTCAAATGATGAAAGGCTAAAATTTGTTGAAATGCAGTGATCAACAAAGAGATTTGGTGGAGTAAGGGAAGAAGAAGGTGGGTCGATCCCAAGCATAAGTGAATCTAACATCAGCTCGTGGAAGAATAGGGCGCCCTCGATTTATCAAGCAGTAGTCGCCTTTCGTCTGGAAAATGGACCGGTCAACAGGCTTAACTGTCTGAAAACCACGACAAGTTACTATTATGTTCGACTGTGAGCAGTTGCAGTTGTTGACAACTTGCACGTCCCACTCGGGCAACCCTCAATTCATCCTCCCGCTCCTCACTGTCCCGACCACAATGTCGTTCGGTCCGCATTTACCGAATGCTGCAGTAACAGAAATCATATTagcatttttttgaaaattgaaCTAACCTTGAATGTGTGAAACCATAGTTTTGTCACTTTTGTTTCTggtttttattctctttttgttTGGATGAGTTTCATTTACCTGTTGAGATGAAACACAGAATAGAAAACACTGCAATTGCAAGCCTCATTGATGCCAACATTGTGAAGAAGGTATGTATTTCTGTGGACTATCACATGGTGTGATCATGAATATATAgtgtttttttttacatttattgTACATTATTAGTACTTGATTGCAAGAATTTTTATAGCAAGAAATTTACACATATACTATGATGAGAATTTAGTGCACATGTGTTTCAAATTGAAAACGTGGTTAAGCCTCATCCTCATGGAATTTCCGAAGTCACATTAGATTCGATTTCACCCAAATTAGACCCCGTAAgaaaattgagattttttttaatattcttgtttttttacgactgatttttaaaattgcgGATGAATCAGAATTTGACGGATAAATTGTTCTCTAACTTTTCCCATACATTATTTCTGCAAATCAAGATTACAATATGGTAAGTGAGTTACAATTCTTGAAAAGCTGTGATCAACAAAGAGGTTTGGTGGAGAAAGGGAGTAGGAAGAAGGGTGGATCCCAAGCATAAGAGAATTTGACATCAGCCCACGGAAGAAGAGGGCGCCCTCCATTCACGGAGCAGTGGTCGCCATTCCTCTGGAAAATCGAGCGATCAACAGGCTTAACTGTCTGAAAACCACGGCAAGTTAGTACTATGTTCGACTGTGAGCAGTTACAGTTGTTCGCAACTTGCACGTTCCACTCCGGCTTCCCTCCTATCTGCCTCCCGCTCCTCACTGTCCCGATCACAAGGTCGTTCACTCCACATTTACCAAATGCTGCAGCAACACAGAGCATATATACATGAACATTTTAGTGATGAAAATTGAACTAATCTTGAATGTGATTTATGTGGGAAATAGTTTTGTCACTGTTTCTGGTTTTTAAACTCTTGTGTTTGAATGAGCTTCATTTCTCAAAATGGATCAGTCCAGCAACTAAATTCCGTAAACGTTTATATTTACGGAATTCAGTTGTTCGATTGAcacattttcaaaattttgcctTCATTACTGTGGAGATGAAACACATAATGGAAAGCACTGCAATTGCAAGCCTCATTGAAGTGACTATGTTGTTTTGTTGGACTATTACATGGTGAAAACTTGAACTTATAGCTTTTTTTACAAATATTATGACTTATTGTAAATTGCTTGATTGCAAGAATGTTGAGAATTTTGCTTTTTAAGAATTCTATCCTATTTTACAAATATTATGACTTATATTATTTAATACTTATATACTCCTACATATTATGAGGAGGAGGCAATAAAATCATGatattatgcatttttattaaaatggaCCATTGAACTAATTTATCCTTATTAGTTGCACCTGCATGCAATATTCCAATGATATACGTACTACTATAGACTATAAATTTGTAATAAATCTATATAAGCTCAATATTTTTTTGCTACAAcgtaaaataattggattttcCTCTATTATTCTTCATAAATCAAAAACTATTTGCCATTTCACGACATCTATAATTTAATgtctcatttaattttttttattttaggttaATGATAATCAAATATAAAAGTGAGATTCACGTTCCATTAAACTTTTTTTctatacatttatttttatatttattaaaattcgcaTCCAGTCAAAGTGAAACTTTAAATCGTAGATGAAGAAAGTATATTATATTAGTATTTAGTAGTACAAGAGCACATATGTAGGGATTTCATCATCCAGCCAGTTAAATTTCAATCCCACCTCCATGATATGAAAACattaattttcttaaaataaatagATGCAACCTGGAAAAAGTTGGTATCATTATCAATTATTATGATGAAGAAAAATTGTTTCAGCACCTAACTACAATCTAAATGTGACAATGCAATGATAGGAACAACCTCTCAATCTTAGATAAATTTAAATGGTCTTGATTAGATAAAGCCaattaaaaacaacaaaatgtcAATTAAGAACAAACCTTTCAAGATAATGAACCTCCAACTCTTTTTCTACCTGGCCAAAAATATTTGTTTCTTTTGTTGGCATATACTGAAATTtggtagaaaataaaataacatcaGCACCTAGATTTTAAGGTCATATCTGAATCTCATGGCTTAGTATAACTAAATTAGCAATTATTAAGGAACAAGATGTGTTTATTAATCACTCTAATAATGATTGTAAGACAGACTAATCCTTCATAGTCTACTATTGTGAATATAAAATGAATAAGTTGATTgatcttttttttactttgatgACTTTACATCTCTCTATATTTCATTTACGTCTCATCGTCCTAGTGCCCTGCGCTCCTAACAACACcgtttcaataaaataatgatatttcTAATCTTATCAACATTCTTCTTCTAATTTGTTTAGATTAAATTATGTAGATCATAATGAACATAGTACTAACTAAAACTTGATAATCTTCCAAACAATTTCTTTCATTGTACTACACTAAACCATGGCATGTCTGTTAACTTCACCAAAACATTGAACTTGTAATGTCAGCAACAAAAGCAGTTTTGCCATCTCACTTCCTTTATCCAAAAACAGCTTTTTCATTTGAATTATTCTCAAGAAAGTGACCCTtcaacctctctctctctctctctctctctctctctctctctctctctctctctctctctctctctctctctctctctctctctcttcatatATACACAAACTTGAATGGCTTATTCAGACACACTGTTATCTGAGATGGCTTTTGCAATGAAGATTCTGGGGCTAACGCTGTGGTGGCTCTACATAACCAGCCAAGGCGCAACGAGGGCCGTCTCTCAGAGCGCCAACGGAACAGTGCATATCGATGGATCGTCTCCCATTGGAGTCACGGACGAAGACTTCATCTGTGCTACAATGGACTGGTGGCCGCCTACGAAATGCGACTACGGCACCTGCAGCTGGGGAACTGCTTCCCTTCTCAATCTGGTTAGTTCTACTTTCTAAATTTCCTTTTTCTCATACTATTAAGATCAAACATTCACTAGTTTTAGGCTTCTCAAAACTCGGAGAAAAGAGGAAGATTCTGATATAAGTTAAAAATCTTCCATCTTTTATAGGATTTGAGCAACAAGATTCTGCTGAATACTATCAAAGGTATAAACTGCATGAGTTCGAAGTTTGGTCAGTTCCACGATGTTTGAAAACAGAATATTAAATCACGAGTTTCAAATTTTCTCAATTGTCTCATACAtgtacaaaaagaaaaatttggTGATGCTCAAAATAATGTTTAATTaaacataagaaaaaataaagaaaaatacgGATACTTAAACATCATTTGAGCATCACCAAAGACGTCATTTTGTACACGTACGGGACAACcgagaaaaaattgaaattttgtgGTTTAATATTGCATTTTCAAACCTTGTGAGACTGGCCAAAATTTGActaaacttcatgatttaaatgACTACTATCCCTATATAAAAGCATTCGaactaaaaataatactctgaTTTCAGCCTTTTCTCCTCTGAAAATCAGACTTGGAGGAACTCTGCAAGACAAACTAAGATACCAAACATCAGATGATACTACTCCATGCACTCAGTTTATCAAGAATAGCTCTGAGATGTTCGGATTTGGTCCCGGTTGCTTGGCCCTATCGCGATGGGACGAGCTCAACACCTTTTTCGGAAAAGCAGGGTATGTCGTTCATCAAATGCTGACGAATCTTGTGAACGACAGAAACTTGTGTTCAGACCCTTATAGTGTCTTTTCTTGCACTGCAGAGCTAAGATTATATTCGGTCTGAACGCGCTGACTGGCCGGACTATTGGACCTGGCGGCGTGTGCACGGGAGCTTGGGACCCCACCAACGCAGAATCTCTAATGAGACACACTGTTAACAGTGGCTACACCATCCATGGATGGGAGCTTGGTAATAAATTCTTGATCTGCATTTTATCTCCTTAAAATCGGACACAAGACTAACAACCCGAACAATTAATTTGTGTCAGGAAACGAACTGAGTGGCAACGGCATTGGAGCAAGCGTTGCAGCCGAACAATACTCGGCTGATGTGATCACACTTGGCAAGAAAGTGCAGGAGATCTATAAGGGCTTCGACACCAAGCCCTTGGTTCTTGGGCCGGGCGGCTTCTTTGACGGAACGTGGTTCGCAAGATTTGTCAAGGGAGCGGCCGGGTCACTTCAAGTTGTCACGCACCACATTTACAATCTTGGGCCAGGTACAATGAGGGCGCCCGTTTAGTTAGTTTCCTCAACCGGGGCGATCTTTATACTTTTTGTTTGGTGTGAACTAGGAGTGGACGAGCATTTGATTGAAAAGATACTCGACCCTTCGTATCTTGATGGCGAAGCGCAGACTTTTAAGGATCTTCAGAGTATCGTGAAGAGCTCGGGAAGTGGAGCTGTTGCTTGGGTTGGTGAAGCTGGAGGGGCTTATAACAGTGGCAGAAATCTCGTGACAAATGCATTTGTGTTTAGTTTCTGGTAAAATTCTTACTATTTGAAGtgtttgaaatgaaatgaagtttaaaTATAACCATTTACTGTGAAAAAGGTATCTGGATCAGCTAGGGATGTCTGCTGCCTATGATTCCAAAACATACTGCAGACAGTCATTCGTTGGCGGGAACTACGGTCTGATCGATACGAACACTTACGTCCCTAACCCCGATTACTACAGGTGGTCCACTGTCTCATTGTTATGATTCTGATTAATGACTCACTTTTCGAGTATGTGCAGTGCACTACTTTGGCATCGTCTCATGGGAAGACGGGTTGTGTCGACAAGTTTCAACGGGGCGAGCAAGATGCGTGCGTACGCTCATTGTTCCAAGAACAGGGTAAGTGGGAAACCAGACGCTCGATCCTCTATTCAAGAAGGGTCCTGAATAGAAGGTGCAACGTCGTTTTGAAATAGAAGATCTCATCCGAGTAAAAACCCTAAACTCACACTGTGTTTTTGCAGAATGGAATCACACTGCTACTGATCAATCTAGACAACACCACTACAGTTCAAGTTGGGGTTTCAGTCGAGAAACTGACGCTGGAGCAGGCTGTTCGACTAACACGCAAGACACAATTCTCGGGTGGATAcagagaagaagaggaagagacCGGAAACGAGATGTCGAGGGACGAATACCATCTAACTGCAAAAGATGGAGATTTGCATAGCAGAACAATGCTTCTAAATGGGGAAATACTGCAACTGAATTCTTCAGGCCAAATACCTCCATTAAACCCGAGAAGAGTAGACGTTTTACAACCGATAACAGTTGCTCCCTACTCTATACTATTTGCTCAGATACCTATTAGCCTCCCCGCCTGCAAATAAAGCATAGCGCCCTACCAAGATTCATAATACACGACTAGTTTCTACGAAGCAATATAGATTTCGAATGTAATCTGTATCAATAAGTAAATGTAGTTTCCAACAgagtaataataaaatttgcTGGAGAATCAAAATTCCAGTTTACCACTAATCACGGTTACCTGGAACGAAGTTGTTTCAAGAATTGGTGACTATCGAAACGTAAAATTTTCCAAAACGGATGCTCGAACTATTGGTCTTGCAATGCCAGAGGCAGAGCAGGTCTCCAAGTTGTGCCTTCTGGGCTGTCCATGAGTGCAATGCCTGCACTAGCCAATTCTTTTCGAATTGCATCGGATTTTTcgtattctttattttttctcgcAGCATTCCTTTCTTCGATCTTGTGCATAACATGATCTTCTGTCAACTTTGCACGCCTCAGAGCGTAATCCTTCAGCTGCTTCAACGCCTTCATGTAAACCGCAAGACAAGTTATTAGGAAATCTCGAGATGATCACACGATCAACAACACATTATTAACTCACGCATTCATCAAAGTTCATTTGTTTTACCTCGGAATAGCTATTTGGCAAAAGCCCCAAAACAGCAAGAATATCCCTAACCGTCTTCTCTAAAGCAGCAAGTGACTCGACTCTGAGTTGTTGCTTCTTTCCCTGCACGAATCACCTAAGATCGTATTAGGAAAAAGATGTTCAGAAATCATATTACAACTCGGAGAGGAAAAAACTATTGGGACTGGAACATGTAAAGTACCTTTCGGGTATGCAAAAGATCATTCATGGTTTTCAATGGTTCAGAAATTGCAGCCAATGCTACAGAAGTATGTAGATCATCTGTCATTGATATCGAAcattcatcccgaaatttgttgATGCAAGTTGCAACTTCTGCTGGAATCGAATCCTTCAAACTAGCTTCATCATGCTGGGCCGTGATACTCTCACTATCATGTAATGCCTGCATCCATAAACTTTCACATCAACGAGAATACGACCTAAAAAAACCTAAATGATAGTACAAAACAGTTGTCACGTCTAATCCCGAGCTGAATGCTTGCTGCGTTTTACCTGATAGATATAGTAAACACGGTCTGATGCAGTTTCAAGCAGTAACTCCGAGTAATTAATAGGGGAACGATAGTGAGTTCCCAAAAGGAAATGCCTCAGAGCCAGTGGATGATAAAGTTCGAGTACCTGAACCCGACTACTAAAGTTAGAAGCAATAAAAACTTATCAAATGTATGCAAACTGTTGGAGAAAAGATCCTTTGTCCTCGTACCTTTCTAATGGTGAAAAAGTTGCCAAGAGATTTCGACATCTTCTCAGAATCGATGGTCACAAATCCATTATGGATCCAATAACTTACATTGCTTTCACGGCAGGCGGCACAGCTTTGAGCAATCTCATTCTCGTGATGGGGAAATACAAGATCCATTCCACCACCATGTATGTCGAAAGAATAACCTAAATAAGCAGCACTCATAGCACTGCACTCGATATGCCATCCCGGCCTTCCCGGACCCCATGGACTCTCCCAGAAAGGTTCTCCCTCCTTTGCTGCCTGTGAAATAAGCAAATGACGAATTTCAAGAGCAAAACATCTAGAGAACGTATAACACAGAACACTTCGATAAAATGGATTTTCACCTTCCATAAAGCAAAGTCAGCTGTGTTTCTCTTCCTAGAGTCCACTGTAACTCGTTGACCAGCCCTGTTATCTTCCAGTTTACGTCCAGATAGTCTTCCATACTCGGGGAATTTGTCTATGGAGAAGTACACATCACCCTCAACTGCGTATGCACATCCATTATCCAGTATCTATCACAGGGAAGAAACAGAACGTCAGCTCATGAATGTCACAGAAGAAGGAAGACAAATGAATGGTCGGACAAGTATACCTGTCTGATCATAGCAATAATTTGCGGTATGTGATCAGAGACACGAGGCTCCACGGAAGGAGGAAGGCAGTTCAGATACGTCATGTCAAGATGAAATTCCTCACAAAATCTTCTGCTCAAGCTAATCGGATCTTCACCCAATTCATTTGCTCTGGCAATAATCTACAGAATTCGAAAATGGGGAATCCTGTCATAAAATTCGTAACAAGTAGACGATATTTATAAGTAACAGCCTTAACATTCTCACAACAACTTAACAAACAAAACTCCTCCAGTAGCCAACATACAAAAGACTTCAAGACTACATCTTCAGATGTTCCAAATCAATTTGCAAGTAATAAATAGTATGTTTAACAAACTCACCTTGTCATCAACATCGGTGAAATTGCGAACGTAGTTAACCTCATATCCCAAATGCTTAAGGTATCTgcctaatttcaaaataaagGTCAGAGCTTTTCCCTCTTTACATAACATATATATGTTCACAAAAGATAATCCattttcaaacacaaacatcaAGAGCTCAAATGACTCTGCAACAATAATATTTATGAGACAGAGATAGAGGcttaatttcaatataaaaatcAAACTTTTCCATCTCTACATAACATACATAACTTTTCCCTATCAACAGCCCAATAGCTCAGCATATAATACTAGAGAGATATAGAGAGGGTGGGTGAATTCTGcctaaattcaaaatcaaggTCAGAGCTTTCCCTCTTTACACAAAAGATAATCCCATTTCTACCACAAACATCAGCAGCTTATATGATTGTACAGATATCCCTAATTTCAGATAACAaatatgttaacaaaatacaatCCATTTAACCTAAAACAtcaagagagatagaaagagacCTGTAGAGCACATCAAAAGCAACATATACACGGGCGTGGCCAATGTGGCTGAGATCATAGGCGGTGACGCCGCAAACGTACATTCCTACTTTGCCTTCCACCTTAGGCTTAAACAACTCTCTTTGCTTGCTCATCGTGTTGTACAGCCAAAGCTCTTTCTTTACTTCCCGCAATTTATTTTGCTCACAGCAGGTCGTCAAAGACTCAAACTTTGCAGCAGAGAAAGTGCTACGAAAGCGGAATTTGGTCCTCGAATTGAAAGAGAGAGGAAACAAGGGTTTGTACCATCTCAATATCGTTGCCATCTCTCTATCTCTCGGATGGATTCAGAAAAGTGTGTAGCTGCTTGTACGAAAAGAGAGTGTGAGATTCAAACTTGCAATATAGTATAAAGCTTATCCACAATTTGTTAACCACTTATATAGGCCAAGATTGAATTTAAAGCCCACGCAGAATTTCTACATATTTTGAGAAAGCAATTGGTGAAGCTGAGATTACTCAGATTTCATTGGAGAAGAAAAGGTTTGGACCAAGATTGAATTTTTCGAACACCCAAGTTGTCAAATTACGCAATTGTTGAAGGTAAAAATTGGTCTTTTTTAGGGTTGTAAAGAAATGGTCTTGAGAATTGAGATTTTGAGTTAGAAGGCACGAGTTTGATCTACTTACCGTAATTGAAATCAGAATACATATTTGAGGAAATTAAATctgaaattttaatattataactGAATTTGGAATACAAAATGGCTCTAATTACCGGAAATTGAATAGGAAGTTTTCTTCTACTATATATTTTGAGTTGTGCGTGTATTGTATTGTGTCTAAATATGTAGATATTGTTTTGTATTAAATGAAGATAGGAAATAGCACTATATTTATACTCCCATttatctctatcttactttatcaattttacattagaACCTATGCCAAatcaaatgttcatacttttcaaggaTAGAGAACTAACATTTTAAATGTACAGAAGAATGAATCAGCATAACCAATAATGTACTCGCTAATTTCTTCATTGCTTTAGACGTGCGGCAAACTCTGTCAAATCATATCCTCCAACACCAAATCTGAAGAATAACAATTTAAATAGGTTGCTCATTCCTCACCATAATATATAGTGAGATAGATGAGTGTCAGTGATGGACTGGAAGCAAGAGAATGGCTAAAATAATTGTAAGGACATACTTGACAAATAATACCACATCAAAATTTGGACAAACACAGCCCTCTTGACTCTGATTAAATCCAACTACTCAAAGCTATCATCCTTCACCCTCTATGAGAGGAAGTTTTCTCAAGTGTCTACCAgcacaaaataaagaaaaacaattAATCACATATCTTTGCAATTGTATAGTCAACTGATATCAGTAAGCAGTTAGAAAATACCACGTGATAGTTTTTCTGTAGGATTTCTTTACAGCAGCAGCTCCAAATGAAGCAGTCTCATTATCTGTAAATAAATCAATGTCATTTCAGCAAGCTCTCCACTAACACTTCTTACACTACcctttatttctctcttactttaccaattatacattgcCGAATCAAATgctcatacttttcagggatggagggagtaagtaGTATAATGAAGTAACTCAAGGGTAATAAGTAGAACAAAATTGTTGAGAAACAAAGAGAAATACGATCTTGGGCCATAGATACCAATTAAACAACCTAAATAAGCAAATAAATCAATGTCATTTCAGCAAGCAAAGAAATTAATGTAACTTCAGTTGTTAAGTTGAACTCGCCACTCAGTCCTCTCCAAAATTATATCTTGGCGACGATGATTAGGACCAAAAAGTAGAGTTTGTTTGTCGGGA
This portion of the Salvia splendens isolate huo1 chromosome 10, SspV2, whole genome shotgun sequence genome encodes:
- the LOC121752910 gene encoding cysteine--tRNA ligase, chloroplastic/mitochondrial-like isoform X3 encodes the protein MATILRWYKPLFPLSFNSRTKFRFRSTFSAAKFESLTTCCEQNKLREVKKELWLYNTMSKQRELFKPKVEGKVGMYVCGVTAYDLSHIGHARVYVAFDVLYRYLKHLGYEVNYVRNFTDVDDKIIARANELGEDPISLSRRFCEEFHLDMTYLNCLPPSVEPRVSDHIPQIIAMIRQILDNGCAYAVEGDVYFSIDKFPEYGRLSGRKLEDNRAGQRVTVDSRKRNTADFALWKAAKEGEPFWESPWGPGRPGWHIECSAMSAAYLGYSFDIHGGGMDLVFPHHENEIAQSCAACRESNVSYWIHNGFVTIDSEKMSKSLGNFFTIRKVLELYHPLALRHFLLGTHYRSPINYSELLLETASDRVYYIYQALHDSESITAQHDEASLKDSIPAEVATCINKFRDECSISMTDDLHTSVALAAISEPLKTMNDLLHTRKVIRAGKEATTQSRVTCCFREDG
- the LOC121752909 gene encoding heparanase-like protein 3, with product MAYSDTLLSEMAFAMKILGLTLWWLYITSQGATRAVSQSANGTVHIDGSSPIGVTDEDFICATMDWWPPTKCDYGTCSWGTASLLNLDLSNKILLNTIKAFSPLKIRLGGTLQDKLRYQTSDDTTPCTQFIKNSSEMFGFGPGCLALSRWDELNTFFGKAGAKIIFGLNALTGRTIGPGGVCTGAWDPTNAESLMRHTVNSGYTIHGWELGNELSGNGIGASVAAEQYSADVITLGKKVQEIYKGFDTKPLVLGPGGFFDGTWFARFVKGAAGSLQVVTHHIYNLGPGVDEHLIEKILDPSYLDGEAQTFKDLQSIVKSSGSGAVAWVGEAGGAYNSGRNLVTNAFVFSFWYLDQLGMSAAYDSKTYCRQSFVGGNYGLIDTNTYVPNPDYYSALLWHRLMGRRVVSTSFNGASKMRAYAHCSKNRNGITLLLINLDNTTTVQVGVSVEKLTLEQAVRLTRKTQFSGGYREEEEETGNEMSRDEYHLTAKDGDLHSRTMLLNGEILQLNSSGQIPPLNPRRVDVLQPITVAPYSILFAQIPISLPACK
- the LOC121752910 gene encoding cysteine--tRNA ligase, chloroplastic/mitochondrial-like isoform X2 — encoded protein: MISATLATPVYMLLLMCSTGRYLKHLGYEVNYVRNFTDVDDKIIARANELGEDPISLSRRFCEEFHLDMTYLNCLPPSVEPRVSDHIPQIIAMIRQILDNGCAYAVEGDVYFSIDKFPEYGRLSGRKLEDNRAGQRVTVDSRKRNTADFALWKAAKEGEPFWESPWGPGRPGWHIECSAMSAAYLGYSFDIHGGGMDLVFPHHENEIAQSCAACRESNVSYWIHNGFVTIDSEKMSKSLGNFFTIRKVLELYHPLALRHFLLGTHYRSPINYSELLLETASDRVYYIYQALHDSESITAQHDEASLKDSIPAEVATCINKFRDECSISMTDDLHTSVALAAISEPLKTMNDLLHTRKGKKQQLRVESLAALEKTVRDILAVLGLLPNSYSEALKQLKDYALRRAKLTEDHVMHKIEERNAARKNKEYEKSDAIRKELASAGIALMDSPEGTTWRPALPLALQDQ
- the LOC121752910 gene encoding cysteine--tRNA ligase, chloroplastic/mitochondrial-like isoform X1, with the protein product MATILRWYKPLFPLSFNSRTKFRFRSTFSAAKFESLTTCCEQNKLREVKKELWLYNTMSKQRELFKPKVEGKVGMYVCGVTAYDLSHIGHARVYVAFDVLYRYLKHLGYEVNYVRNFTDVDDKIIARANELGEDPISLSRRFCEEFHLDMTYLNCLPPSVEPRVSDHIPQIIAMIRQILDNGCAYAVEGDVYFSIDKFPEYGRLSGRKLEDNRAGQRVTVDSRKRNTADFALWKAAKEGEPFWESPWGPGRPGWHIECSAMSAAYLGYSFDIHGGGMDLVFPHHENEIAQSCAACRESNVSYWIHNGFVTIDSEKMSKSLGNFFTIRKVLELYHPLALRHFLLGTHYRSPINYSELLLETASDRVYYIYQALHDSESITAQHDEASLKDSIPAEVATCINKFRDECSISMTDDLHTSVALAAISEPLKTMNDLLHTRKGKKQQLRVESLAALEKTVRDILAVLGLLPNSYSEALKQLKDYALRRAKLTEDHVMHKIEERNAARKNKEYEKSDAIRKELASAGIALMDSPEGTTWRPALPLALQDQ